A window of Fibrobacter sp. UWB15 genomic DNA:
GTTCCGGGTTTGTGGTATGGATTGCCGCCGCAATCTTGTTCGTGAACTTTTGCAGCACGGCCTTGTCTAACTTTTTGGTCGTCCAGCCCACGCTTGTCATGCCTTCGGGTTCGTTGAACACTTCCCAGGTCATGAGCGCATTGTGGTTACCGATAGCCTTTACCACCGGAACAAGCGCATTGTCGATAAAGGCCCTGGTACCAGCATCTTCGAAAAGCTGCGTATTCGCGGTAATGTCCAGTTTTTCGTCGTAAAGGCCCCACTGATTCGGTTCCATCAGGTTATGGCTGAAAAGGCACATCGAAACCATCACGCCGTATTCTTCGGCAATGTCCAAAGCCTTCTTCATGTTGGCGATGGTATTTGCCTTGAGGCCCGAAACCAGATGCGTGCTCTGATCGATTTCGGGACTTTGGCTCATGTTGTTGAAAAGCCACCAGCGAATGGCATTGCCGCCTGCGGCACGGGTACCTTCCACAGCCTTGCGCCAGGCGTTTTCGTTCAGCGGGGAATCGCCCACGTCGGAGTTGTAGTCGCTCCAGGCGAGATTCGTACCCGAGAAGAAAATCTTCTTGCCGTTGTACATGAGATCGGTGCCGCTCACGGTGAGTCCCGGGGCAGCAAACGCGGAAACGACTCCACCGAGTAACAAAGCTCCGCTTAATGCCTTAAATCCAAACTTTTTCATAATACTCCTCAAAACACCTCCTCCTTCGGAGGTGGTTATCTGAAAAATACACTAACAAGGCTCTAAACGATTATTTTTTATTCCGGGGTGTTGACATTCATCATAGAAAATGTCCACACCCGCAATGAAAATCCCTAGCGAACTATCCAGCCGCCGCCAAGTACCATATCGCCGTCGTAGAATACGGCGCACTGGCCAGGGGTGACTGCAAACTGGGGCTGTTCAAAGCTGGCGAGTGCGCAGCCATCTTCTAGAATCTTGACCATGCAATGGGTCGGACGCTGGCGGTAACGTACCATGCCCTCGCATTCAAACGTATCGCCCGCAGCGTAGGCAACACCTGTAGCAGGGTTCACCCCGTGCCACTGGCAGTTCTGAATGCGCACTTCGCTTGCCGAGACGGCCGACTTGTCGGCGGTCACCAGAATATCGCCCGTTTCGGGATTCACGCTCTGCACGAATGCAGGGACACCCAGCGCAACGCCAAGTCCCTTGCGTTGCCCCACCGTGTACTTGTGAAAGCCGTCATGCGTATTCCACACCTTGCCACTTTCATCGACAAAGCGACCTGCGCGTGTCATCGGGCCAAAGCGGTCTTGCAAGAAGGCGGTATAATCATCGCCGTAAATGTCAAAGCAAATATCCTGACTATCGCTTGCGCTCGCGTTTTCAAAGCCATGCTTTGCCGCCATCGCGCGGACCTCGGGCTTTTCCATACCCCCGAGCGGTGTCATCACGCGCGCCATGGCGGAATCGGGCACACCGAACAAAAAATAGCTCTGGTCCTTGGCAATATCGCGCCCCTTGAAGAGCCTTCGCACGCCACCGACCTCCTTCACGTTCACATAATGCCCTGTAGACAGGAAGTCTGCGCCGTGCTCAAGCGCAAAGTCGAGCATCCAGCCGAACTTGATGTAGCGATTGCAGTAGCAGCAAGGATTCGGGGTACGCGCCCCTGCAAAATCCCCGTGACAGCGTTTAAGCACCCGCTCCGTGAATGCGTCGTCACATACTGCCACATAATGCTCTATACCAAGCTTCTTCGCGACCGCACGGGCGCGTAAAACGCTTTCGTCCTTTTCGGGGTCATAAGGGTTCGCACCATTCGCCAGAGGCGGCAAAACTCGCAGCGTCACGCCGAAAACGTCGTAACCCTGCTCCAAGAGCAGGAGTGCCGCCACCGACGAATCCACGCCCCCGCTCATGCCGACTGCTACACGTTTCTTAGTCATACTAATCAAATCGGAGCATGAGTGCAATTTCGAATTGCAGAATCTGGCGCAAGTGCGGCGTTTCGTCATCCAGCTTTTCATGAATCTGACGGTATTCAATGTAGCTGCTCATGGAGGCTATCTTGTTGAACTGGTAGCCAGCGCTCGGGCGAATAAACCATTCATGAGTACGCGACGGTACCGTGCGATCTGTCAGAGAAAGTTTCGGGTTATAAGCCACCGTATCTCTCACGTTGCCATACAAGCCGTCATCGAATGACCACTGTTTGAACACGCCATCCGTTCCGCTTTCTTTATTCCACTTGTTGTAACCTTCGTCAGGGTCATATTCCTTACGAATGGTCTTCTTATAGTCGTAACCGGCAGTGAACTTCAAATCAATGGAATTCTTGAACTTAAAGAACCACTTGAAGAACTTGACGGCCTTATCGAGCTTGAGCGGGTACGTAACGGTAAAGTCATCACCAATGTTGAACATAAAGTCGTTATACAGCGACGTGTGAATCCACGGTGTTTCCCAGAAGTAATCAGACGTATCCTTACCCGTGCCCGAAGAATCCGGCCAGGTGGTAATGCCAATGACTTCTTCCTTCGGGCGTCTATCCGTATCTTCGATCTTCATACGCACGCTGTTTTCGATGCGCATATTGTTCTGCAGCAAGAAGGTAATGCGGATAAGCGGATTGAAATTGATGCTCTGCGACCAGGAATCTTCGGCACTCTGGAACGGATGAACCGTGGTGGTGTAGGCGTAGTCAAAGCGATGGTAGGTAGATACACTACGGAAGCGGTTCAAGAACGAAATGCGCTGTGCAAAGTTCGGCACCGTCACGCCTATGCCAATCTTTGGCCACACCGTCGTGGTATCGATATACATCGGGTATTCTCTAGACTGCGAGAAGTCTTCCTTCCATTGCAAATCACCCGTCACGCCGATATCCCAAATCGGAAGCGTAATGCCGGAACCAACCTGGAACTGACGGGACACGGAATGTCTAAAGTTACCCTGATACACCAACGTATCGACATGGCGGTTCCTGTACTGGCCAAAGCGCACAAAATCATCGCGATGATCCAACCCCATATCGCCCGTGACAATGTTATAGAATCCTCGATTGCGGTAACCGTTACCCAAGCCAAGACCATACAGGTAATACTGTAGCGGAGTCACACCCTGGTCTTCGTATAGCTGAGCCAACGTAAAGTTTTCACCCACGGTGTTGGTGCTAGCGGTCCAGTTAAAGCGGACTTCACGCCACTTGACCTTATCGAAAGCGGTAGCCACCGGATTTTCCTTGCCAAAACTGCGGGCCAAATCCAGCACCTTCAAAGACGGAGAGAATTCGAAGCGGTTGGTTTGAGAAATCGTCCAATAATTCTTCTCGACAGATGTTTCATCCATAAAGTCGAAGTCATCGGGGATAGTCTTTTGCTGGTTAAAGTCAGAACTGAAGTTTGCGCTAAAGGGCAAGAAAGGAATCAAGCGCGGGTTGAAGCCGATCTTGAACTGCTGAGAACGGGCGCGTTCGTTGCGCAAAATACCGTAAGACTTGCCGTAAGACCTAGAACCGACGCTATCGACCTTGTAGAACACCGTCGTGTCGTAACGGATTTCGTAGGAATTCGGATTCTGCATGTCAATGGCGAAGGTGTCGCCAGATTCAGAAACCTTCGGAATCGTATCGTAAGGAACGGCGACGACACTGTCACCCGAAATATACACACGCTTGTCGGTATGGTCGTAATCAAAGATATAGTCGCTAGCGAACAGGCCACCATCGCGAGAGGTAAAGAAGTTCTTCTTCACGAATGCTTCACGATCGCCACCACCATACATGTCACGCTTGATGTTTAAGGAATAATTCGTCGTAAGGAACGAGAAGATATTCCAGCGCATGTTCAACTTGTGGTTCAATTCCGTGGTGTAGGTCACAATCTTGTCGACCTGAGGCTCCACATAATCCGGATCGCGGTTCTGGTTCACGTAACGGATATAGTTCAAGTCGAAAACAGTAAGATCGAATGTCTGCGGCCAAGGTTCAAATTCAGACTTCGAAATGGGTTTCAGCCATTCGTACTTAGAAAGTCCTTCGAGCGGTCTAAACTTGAAGTTGCTGAAAGTACCCAACTTATATTCAATCACCGTGTGGTACGAATAAGAGGAGTCGGCAGACGTGGTTGCGCGGCCTTCAGATTCGTTGTAAGAAAAGCTCACAGCCGGACGGTCCAAAAAGATTTGCGACATCACTTCGCCTAGTTTGGAATCGTGGGCGTGGTAATCCTTGCGGTAGCTAATACCAAAAGACTTGTCACGGGTGTAGGACTGGTAACCTTTCGATTCTGCACCGTCGCGAAGTTCCTGTTCTTCCCTATTGGAATTCACAGCAAGCTTGTTCTGGAACATGTCGCCCGTAAGGTCCACGAAACTGCTCTTCTTGAGCATCATGTCGTCAGTAGGCTTCATGTAGGGGCGCTTGGTCGAACTATGGTAGCCCAAAGAAAGCGGAATATGGAATCCGGAACTGTCATTCAGGAACTTGTTCAAGTTCATAGTGAAGTCACCCGCCACATCGAGCTGGGAGGCTGCTACAGAAGTTTTCGGCTTCGGCGACCCGTTAGATGTCGAAAGTGTGGCGAAGTTTCCGTCCTGATAGCGAATCGTACCGGAAAGCGAGATAAAATCGGCGAAGTTCACCTGGCCACCCGTACGGGCAGCATAGCCCCATTCGGTATCCATGTCCGAAAGGCGGAGGTCGTCTAGCCAGAAGGTACCGGAATCCAAATCTGCTTCAGAAGCACTGGAGTCGGCGATAATCACAAAGCGCATCCAGTCAATGCTGGTAATCGAGGGATTACCCACCAAGCGAATCTTTTCATCGCGGTCACCGCCAAGATCCTTAACGACCGCATTCAGGTAAGGCGGACGGCGTCCACGCTTCAAGTCCGTAAAGTCAGCGACATCCATGGCGAAGGCGTTATCGAGCCAGTTGCGTTCATGGCAATCCGATTCGCGTTCACCGTTACCCTTGTTGCAGGAGTAGTTAACCGGGCGGAAGCTCCATTCGTAGTAATCGTTGGAGCCTTCAAGGGAACCCTCACCGAACTGAATGGCAAAACGCACCGGCACATCGGTCACGCCATCCTTCGCCTTATAATGGATTTCCATTTTGAGGGAGCGGTAATTCGAGAAGTCCTTCACGTCGGTTTCAAAAATACGGGTAACACCCACTTCCTGACCCGGACTAATATTGTGGTAATCCAGCACCAATGCGGTTTCCTTAAGGGGAGCGTTGGAATCCGAATCTCTTTCGGTGCGGGTATTGGGCGACTTGTGATACTTATTCGCATCTTCGCGATTGTTAATCGTCTTCACGCTAATGTAGCTGGTATCACGGGACGTCACATTTTCGGACACCTTCATTTCCACGCCGTTCACTTCAACAATCTGGGAATGTTCGGTAGAAGAAGTCTGGTAAAAATCAGCCACGGTCGTTTCTTCCCAAGCGTTACCCACCACGGCAAGGTTCACAATTTGCACCTTGGCTTCGGAGACGCCGTTATTCAACTTACCAAGCCAGAGCCTGCTGAACTGGGCTTCCGCAAGAATAGTCAGGTAGTCGCTTCCTGTTGAAGAAACAATGGTATCGAACTGGTTCAAAGGTATACGCCACTTGCGCCAGCCGTTTCTCAGTTCCTCAAAATTCATTTTGTTGGTGTCAGACAAATCAACGCGGTAACGGACAAAGCTGATGTCCTTATCCAAAGAGCCGTTCCTGTTAATATCTTCGGTATCGTAGGTTCGTTCACCGGCGTTATTTTCGGTACCGTTCATCTGCTTAGGCGGATCGCTTTCGTCTTCCAGGTCATCGTCGTAGTTGTCGCGAGAAATATCATTCGTGGAAGCATCCACGTTCCCCATTCTGATACTGTGCTCCATACCCTTACAAGGATTCGTGCGGCAGTCCCACACCGTATCGAATTCGTCGGTTCCGCTCAAACCATCAAGACCCTTGTCGTGCAAGGCAGTCGTCGTACCGATATCATTTTCACCGTTATAGTAACCATTAGGCGACCAACCGTTAATGGAAAGGTCTTCGCTCACCAAACCGAGATCAAGGTACAGGGAGCCTACGTTACCACGGGCAACCACCTCGATGTACTTCATGTCGCTCAAGTCCTGGTAGTAGCTGCTATTCGGGCGCATAATGCCACCCCAGGAATTTCCGGCCAGGTTGTCATTTGCGCGGAGAGTCATCTTCAAAACGGTCAAGTGCTGGTTATCCACATCGGAGTTACCCACCGGCGTGTAGATATTCTTGTACAGTTCCGTATTGTTGCTGTGCCAAATGAATTCACCCTGGTGCTTATAGTCTAGCTTTTCAATAAAAGTAGAACGATCCGATTCTACACCGCCCGGAGGCGACGCCTGGTACCAGGAAAGACGAGAAAGAGGATAAGTCAAGCCAGACGTTGTCGCTTCAAAATCTTCCACAAAGGCAGACTGATCATCGCTCGTGTTCGCATTGTGGCGGCTTGCCGCAAATTCAGCTTCATAGCGCCAACTCGACTGGGCCGTGGTGTTAATGCCCGGAATCAAGTTCACCAGTTCCGTGAGAGCAGGCACGGTATCCTGCAGGCGGAGGTTCATGCCCCACAGCACACTGGAATACGGTTCGTTTCCAAGCGTCGGAGTCTGGGCGGTCGTGCTCTGGCTCTTGTACAAAGCAGTAATGCCGAATACGGAACCGGCGCCCATGCCGTACAAGTCCAGCGGGAGTTCCGCGCGGGCACCAAGTAACAGTTTGTTGTCGATTTCGAACAGGGGTTCGCATTCGTAGCTGACCTTGATTTCCTTGTTCGGGTCAAGGGCGCGTTCACTCAAAAGTTCAATCTGGCCGAGTTCATAGTTGACTTCGTAGTCGGTACCGCGAATAAGGGTCGTAGAGCCCGCCGTCACCTTTTCGGTTCCCGGCGAAATATCCATACAGGAACTGCCACTCACGGAATAGCTGGAACTGGGGTCACGCACGCTAATGGTAGAACTGCGGCGCTTACCCACCGATTCGAAGTAGAATCGATTCGTATAGCGAGAAAGG
This region includes:
- the mnmA gene encoding tRNA 2-thiouridine(34) synthase MnmA, whose translation is MTKKRVAVGMSGGVDSSVAALLLLEQGYDVFGVTLRVLPPLANGANPYDPEKDESVLRARAVAKKLGIEHYVAVCDDAFTERVLKRCHGDFAGARTPNPCCYCNRYIKFGWMLDFALEHGADFLSTGHYVNVKEVGGVRRLFKGRDIAKDQSYFLFGVPDSAMARVMTPLGGMEKPEVRAMAAKHGFENASASDSQDICFDIYGDDYTAFLQDRFGPMTRAGRFVDESGKVWNTHDGFHKYTVGQRKGLGVALGVPAFVQSVNPETGDILVTADKSAVSASEVRIQNCQWHGVNPATGVAYAAGDTFECEGMVRYRQRPTHCMVKILEDGCALASFEQPQFAVTPGQCAVFYDGDMVLGGGWIVR
- the sprA gene encoding cell surface protein SprA is translated as MFFEGIKRLWPVATVALAVGIAWSQSDSVSVVSASDAESAPDPAETEWQPTYQYISLPPSVTPLNGLLPFGGIGASPRLMSTSKGQIFSHDIDVSTREMDVSEKRVNSVSRDTTTLWTAHYPELADYVSDMYSIGQKSLWLNDLVGKANDGYETPEVGSVFDITIPVTMPAWMRDFGLDKPKLMLQGTMDIRLKGYGEKDDAEGSTNTSLWPSPTLNYTPNFMVKGKIGPYITVEINNVEEGLGARNQVRVVYEESYKDEFEDYILQRVEAGTTNLALTGTELTGYSENHQGLFGIKADWKLGDWRLTTIASQDGGDQEEYSLKASETVSEFQILDKQFVSYRYYFLNYDARDKYVREVTNSGRKASTYNATSLKLYKRGATNAKTGVIDNVYVKYVTPSGKPVTKLVERLTEIPGTDFSYDQKMGVVKVNGVSRNTLLAASWSEDRGGKSSVKDGDTITLIQWDATLSELTDIDKLMLRNVYSIGISDASSSNFVLRMKNKSGISGDFLKKLGLVDTTTGTPLVNDATIFKKDGAGNYTGEMWLPCKKTSDPIYSGKSNAEELAKQNCLEPLRNLDSTTAMAQLYTLPVYNLSRYTNRFYFESVGKRRSSTISVRDPSSSYSVSGSSCMDISPGTEKVTAGSTTLIRGTDYEVNYELGQIELLSERALDPNKEIKVSYECEPLFEIDNKLLLGARAELPLDLYGMGAGSVFGITALYKSQSTTAQTPTLGNEPYSSVLWGMNLRLQDTVPALTELVNLIPGINTTAQSSWRYEAEFAASRHNANTSDDQSAFVEDFEATTSGLTYPLSRLSWYQASPPGGVESDRSTFIEKLDYKHQGEFIWHSNNTELYKNIYTPVGNSDVDNQHLTVLKMTLRANDNLAGNSWGGIMRPNSSYYQDLSDMKYIEVVARGNVGSLYLDLGLVSEDLSINGWSPNGYYNGENDIGTTTALHDKGLDGLSGTDEFDTVWDCRTNPCKGMEHSIRMGNVDASTNDISRDNYDDDLEDESDPPKQMNGTENNAGERTYDTEDINRNGSLDKDISFVRYRVDLSDTNKMNFEELRNGWRKWRIPLNQFDTIVSSTGSDYLTILAEAQFSRLWLGKLNNGVSEAKVQIVNLAVVGNAWEETTVADFYQTSSTEHSQIVEVNGVEMKVSENVTSRDTSYISVKTINNREDANKYHKSPNTRTERDSDSNAPLKETALVLDYHNISPGQEVGVTRIFETDVKDFSNYRSLKMEIHYKAKDGVTDVPVRFAIQFGEGSLEGSNDYYEWSFRPVNYSCNKGNGERESDCHERNWLDNAFAMDVADFTDLKRGRRPPYLNAVVKDLGGDRDEKIRLVGNPSITSIDWMRFVIIADSSASEADLDSGTFWLDDLRLSDMDTEWGYAARTGGQVNFADFISLSGTIRYQDGNFATLSTSNGSPKPKTSVAASQLDVAGDFTMNLNKFLNDSSGFHIPLSLGYHSSTKRPYMKPTDDMMLKKSSFVDLTGDMFQNKLAVNSNREEQELRDGAESKGYQSYTRDKSFGISYRKDYHAHDSKLGEVMSQIFLDRPAVSFSYNESEGRATTSADSSYSYHTVIEYKLGTFSNFKFRPLEGLSKYEWLKPISKSEFEPWPQTFDLTVFDLNYIRYVNQNRDPDYVEPQVDKIVTYTTELNHKLNMRWNIFSFLTTNYSLNIKRDMYGGGDREAFVKKNFFTSRDGGLFASDYIFDYDHTDKRVYISGDSVVAVPYDTIPKVSESGDTFAIDMQNPNSYEIRYDTTVFYKVDSVGSRSYGKSYGILRNERARSQQFKIGFNPRLIPFLPFSANFSSDFNQQKTIPDDFDFMDETSVEKNYWTISQTNRFEFSPSLKVLDLARSFGKENPVATAFDKVKWREVRFNWTASTNTVGENFTLAQLYEDQGVTPLQYYLYGLGLGNGYRNRGFYNIVTGDMGLDHRDDFVRFGQYRNRHVDTLVYQGNFRHSVSRQFQVGSGITLPIWDIGVTGDLQWKEDFSQSREYPMYIDTTTVWPKIGIGVTVPNFAQRISFLNRFRSVSTYHRFDYAYTTTVHPFQSAEDSWSQSINFNPLIRITFLLQNNMRIENSVRMKIEDTDRRPKEEVIGITTWPDSSGTGKDTSDYFWETPWIHTSLYNDFMFNIGDDFTVTYPLKLDKAVKFFKWFFKFKNSIDLKFTAGYDYKKTIRKEYDPDEGYNKWNKESGTDGVFKQWSFDDGLYGNVRDTVAYNPKLSLTDRTVPSRTHEWFIRPSAGYQFNKIASMSSYIEYRQIHEKLDDETPHLRQILQFEIALMLRFD